In Phalacrocorax aristotelis chromosome 25, bGulAri2.1, whole genome shotgun sequence, the following proteins share a genomic window:
- the ARHGEF11 gene encoding rho guanine nucleotide exchange factor 11 isoform X8 translates to MSVRPPQALDRLSSLSSLGDSSSERRSPGHHRQPSDSSETTGLVQRCVIIQKDQHGFGFTVSGDRVVLVQSVRPGGAAMRAGVQEGDRIVKVNGTMVTNSSHLEVVKLIKSGAYVALTLLGSPPPSVGLSSSQQDVSVAGAPRITPACPPPPPPPPLPPPQRITDPKPLQDPEVQKHATQILRNMLRQEEAELQRFYEAYSRNPATEVEEQIEGARRRVSQLQLKILQETGGSMDSGRLCSDSSLAGFRVMEGRLSLDSQDGDSGLESGTERFPSVNEISLNRNSVFSDHGLDSPRTSPVITARLFQHHRRQGSDTAFAPSVEQGLDRTGRPLIIGPEEDCDPGYFNNECDSLFQDLGKLKSRPAHLGVFLRYIFSQADPSPLLFYLCTDVCQQTTAKDSRVLGKDIWNIFLDRNAPLRVKVSEQLLAEIETRLRNGDDVRAALFEAQEMVMPEIQEQIQDYRTKRTMGLGSLYGENDLLDLDGDPQKERQVAEKQLAQLGDILSKYEEDRSSPMAFALSTYMNHTGIRSREPRVAGTSEKAQSLPDREKWLPFFPKTKKSSGTKKDKDAMEDKKRNPILKYIGKPKISQSTFHVPLSPVEVKPGNVRNIIQHFENNQHYESQEPGTQRLSTGSFPEDLLESDGSRAEVKLGRSESLKGREEMKKSRKAENVPRSRSDVDMDAAAEATRLHQSASSSASSLSTRSLENPTPPYTPKMGRRSIESPNLGFGVDPFLPHLLEDEQGQLSDLEPELDSQNWQHMVSRELVANLPQKEIDRQEVINELFATEGSHLRILRVLDLLFYQRMKKESLLSREELALLFPNLPDLIEIHNSLSESMKKLREEGPIIKEIGDLMLSRFDGLAKKEIQEVAADFCSYQSIALELIKTKQRKETRFQIFMQEAESNPQCRRLQLKDLIISEMQRLTKYPLLLENIIKHTEAGTAEHDKLCRARDQCRDILKYVNEAVKRAENRHRLEGYQKRLDATSLERTSNPLAAEFKSLDLTSRRMIHEGPLTWRISKDKTVDVHVLLLEDLLVLLQKQDEKLVLKCHSKTALGSSDNKQTFSPVLKLNSVLIRSVATDKRALFIICTSELGPQIYELVALTSSEKNTWMELLEEAVQSATRNATFPPKRRTPEPTRTAPSGLVLQDPDVSPILSRGASSGAEAEDGSSADDNPPILLGREKPPALLEEPVNSEVEEGEEELPAAPLPVGSGVEAADTLPDEQPGPPTRLPLPEPVGAEGLAEAALEDVENLRLLILRRLLPCRDAEPEDDLTPTPSVIGGAGQAWDAVLSSQESAPQEVLPEPPSAAEDTKPPSSREEPEDPQPAAEGPSSYKVVRKAQAEGAKEATPSPGSSQSETELQEGGGANVDGNYFYVSMPTGLPQPPAPAPAPPPSPPRGSPQEAPTQPSPAEGSPDPPASLRDVDLIFRTIEQLTLKLNRLKAVETAHRELLRSLGRSSSADATPPGGSAPETDGWSRRPPSPDSDSPLTHALRSLQGPATNTPGSRAPLAEDPARDTGL, encoded by the exons ATGAGCGTGCGGCCTCCGCAGGCCCTCGACAG gttAAGCAGCCTGTCTTCCCTGGGTGATTCGTCTTCAGAGCGGAGGTCTCCTGGTCACCACCGCCAGCCCTCCGACTCCTCTGAAACCACAG gtcTGGTCCAGCGCTGCGTCATCATCCAGAAGGACCAGCATGGCTTCGGCTTCACCGTCAGCGGGGACCGCGTCGTCCTGGTGCAGTCGGTGCGGCCAG GGGGGGCAGCCATGAGAGCCGGGGTGCAGGAGGGGGACCGGATAGTGAAG gtGAACGGCACGATGGTGACCAACAGCTCGCACCTCGAAGTGGTGAAGTTAATCAAGT CCGGTGCTTACGTCGCTCTGACCCTCCTGGGCTCTCCCCCTCCTTCAGTGGGGCTCTCCAGTTCTCAGCAAGACGTCAGCGTGGCAGGGGCTCCCCGCATCACCCCCGCGTgtcccccgccgcctcccccacCGCCGCTCCCTCCACCACAGCGCATCACCGACCCCAAACCCCTGCAG GACCCCGAAGTCCAGAAGCACGCGACGCAGATTCTCCGCAACATGCTgcggcaggaggaggcagagttACAG CGCTTCTACGAGGCATACAGCCGAAACCCTGCCACCGAGGTGGAGGAGCAGATCGAGGGAGCGCGCCGGAGGGTCAGCCAGCTGCAGCTCAAAATCCTCCAGGAGACTGGGGGCTCCATG GATTCAGGGCGGCTCTGCAGCGACTCCAGCTTGGCTGGTTTCAGGGTGATGGAAG gtcgCCTCTCCCTGGACTCGCAGGACGGCGACAGCGGGTTGGAGTCTGGGACGGAACGGTTCCCCTCCGTGAACGAG ATCTCCCTGAACCGCAACTCCGTCTTCTCTGACCACGGCCTGGACAGCCCACGAACCTCCCCGGTCATCACCGCCCGCCTCTTCCAGCACCATCGCCGGCAGGGCTCCGACACCGCCTTCGCCCCCAGTGTCgagcag GGGTTGGACCGGACAGGACGACCCCTCATCATCGGGCCGGAGGAGGATTGCGACCCAGGATATTTCAATAACGAG TGCGACTCCCTCTTCCAGGACCTGGGCAAGCTGAAATCCCGGCCGGCGCATCTCGGGGTGTTCTTGCGCTACATCTTCTCCCAGGCAGATCCCAGCCCGCTG CTCTTCTACTTATGCACGGACGTTTGCCAGCAGACGACTGCCAAGGATTCACGGGTCTTGGGGAAGGACATCTGGAACATCTTCTTGGACAGGAACGCG cctctccgCGTGAAAGTGTctgagcagctcctggctgAGATCG AGACCCGCCTGCGGAATGGGGACGATGTCCGAGCCGCCCTCTTTGAAGCTCAGGAGATGGTGATGCCCGAGATACAGGAGCAGATCCAGGACTACAG AACAAAGCGCACCATGGGCCTGGGGAGTCTCTATGGGGAGAACGACCTCTTGGACCTGGACGGGGACCCCCAGAAGGAGCGGCAAGTGGCTGAGAAGCAGCTGGCCCAGCTGGGCGACATACT gTCAAAATATGAAGAGGACAGGAG ctCCCCCATGGCCTTTGCCCTCAGCACGTATATGAACCACACAGGCATCCGCAGCCGGGAGCCCCGGGTGGCCGGCACCAGCGAGAAGGCCCAGTCCCTCCCGGACAGGGAAAAGTGGCTGCCCTTCTTCCCCAAGACCAAGAAG AGCAGCGGCACGAAGAAGGACAAGGATGCCATGGAAGACAAGAAGCGCAACCCCATCCTCAAGTACATTGGGAAGCCCAAAATCTCCCAGAGCA catttCATGTCCCTTTGTCCCCTGTTGAAG TCAAACCCGGCAATGTGAGGAATATCATCCAGCACTTTGAGAACAACCAGCATTACGAGAGCCAGGAGCCCGGCACCCAGCGTCTTTCCACCGGCAGCTTCCCCGAGGACCTGCTGGAGTCGGACGG TTCCCGCGCTGAGGTCAAGCTGGGCCGCTCAGAAAGCTTGAAAGGCCGGGAGGAGATGAAGAAATCCCGGAAAGCAGAAAACGTGCCTCGGTCCCGTAGCGACGTGGACATGGATGCCGCAGCCGAGGCCACGAGGCTTCACCAGTCGGCATCATCTTCtgcttccagcctgtccacaag GTCACTGGAAAACCCCACCCCGCCGTACACGCCGAAGATGGGACGCAG GAGCATCGAGTCGCCCAACCTGGGTTTCGGCGTGGACCCCTTCCTGCCTCATCTCCTGGAGGACGAGCAGGGCCAGCTCTCCGACCTGGAGCCCGAGCTGGACTCCCAGAACTGGCAGCACATGGTCAGCCGGGAGCTGGTGGCCAACCTGCCGCAAAAAGAGATCGACCGGCAAGAGGTGATCAACG AGCTCTTTGCCACCGAAGGGTCTCACCTCCGCATCCTCCGAGTCCTCGACCTCCTCTTCTACCAGCGGATGAAGAAGGAGAGCCTGCTGTCCCGGGAAGAGCTGGCACTCCTCTTCCCCAACCTCCCTGACCTGATCGAAATCCACA ATTCTCTCTCCGAATCCATGAAGAAGCTCCGGGAAGAAGGACCAATCATTAAAGAAATTGGGGATCTCATGCTGTCTCGG ttCGATGGTCTGGCCAAAAAGGAAATCCAGGAGGTCGCTGCTGACTTCTGCTCTTACCAATCCATCGCCCTAGAGCTGATCAAAACCAAGCAGCGCAAGGAGACCCGTTTCCAGATCTTCATGCAG GAAGCAGAAAGCAATCCACAGTGCCGGCGCCTGCAGCTTAAGGACTTGATCATCTCCGAAATGCAGCGCCTGACCAAGTACCCGCTGCTGCTGGAGAATATCATCAAGCACACCGAGG CGGGTACCGCAGAGCACGACAAGCTGTGCCGAGCCCGGGACCAGTGTCGGGACATCCTCAAGTACGTGAACGAGGCGGTGAAACGAGCGGAGAACCGGCACCGGCTGGAAGGCTACCAGAAACGCCTGGATGCCACCTCGCTGGAGAGGACCAGCAACCCACTGGCTGCCGAGTTCAAG AGCCTGGACCTCACCTCCCGGCGCATGATCCACGAAGGGCCGCTCACCTGGCGCATCAGCAAGGACAAGACTGTGG aCGTGCACGTGCTGCTCCTCGAGGACCTCttggtgctgctgcagaagcaggacGAGAAACTGGTGCTCAAGTGCCACAGCAAGACGGCGCTGGGCTCTTCGGACAACAAGCAGACCTTCAGCCCTGTCCTCAAGCTCAATTCGGTGCTCATCCGCTCCGTGGCCACAG ATAAACGAGCCCTCTTCATTATCTGCACGTCGGAGTTGGGACCCCAAATCTATGAGCTGGTGGCGCTGACGTCCTCGGAGAAAAACAC GTggatggagctgctggaggaggcggTGCAGAGCGCCACGAGGAATGCCACCTTCCCCCCCAAGCGCCGAACACCGGAGCCCACCCGCACAGCACCCTCCGG CCTGGTGCTGCAGGACCCCGACGTCTCCCCCATCCTCTCCCGAGGCGCCAGCTCTGGAGCGGAGGCAGAGGATGGTTCCTCAG CGGACGACAATCCCCCCATCCTCCTGGGTAGGGAGAAGCCCCCGGCGCTGCTGGAGGAGCCGGTGAACAGCGAGGTGGAGGAAGGCGAGGaagagctgcctgcagccccgcTGCCCGTGGGGAGCGGCGTGGAGGCGGCTGACACCCTCCCAGACGAGCAACCGGGGCCCCCCACGCGTCTGCCGCTCCCGGAGCCCGTCGGTGCGGAGGGGCTGGCCGAGGCGGCGCTGGAGGATG TGGAGAACCTGCGGCTCCTGATCCTGCGGAGGCTGCTGCCCTGCCGCGACGCGGAGCCCGAGGACGACCTGACGCCCACGCCGTCGGTCATCGGGGGTGCTGGCCAGGCCTGGGACGCCGTGCTCTCCAGCCAGGAGTCGGCCCCCCAGGAGGTGCTGCCCGAGCCCCCGAGCGCCGCCGAGGACACGAAGCCCCCGTCGAGCCGGGAGGAGCCGGAGGATCCGCAGCCGGCTGCCGAAGGGCCCAGCAGCTACAAAGTCGTCCGAAAAG CCCAGGCGGAGGGTGCTAAGGAGGCCACGCCCTCACCAGGCAGCAGCCAATCAGAAActgagctgcaggaaggagGCGGAGCTAATGTAGATG GCAACTACTTCTACGTCAGCATGCCCACGGGACTcccccagcccccggccccagcccccgcgccgccccccagccccccacggGGCTCCCCGCAGGAGGCACCCACCCAACCCAGCCCCGCCGAGGGGTCCCCGGACCCCCCAGCTTCCCTCCGTGACGTGGACCTCATCTTCCGCACCATCGAGCAGCTGACGCTGAAGCTCAACAGGCTGAAA GCTGTCGAAACAGCCCACCGGGAGCTGCTGCGGTCCCTGGGGCGCAGCTCCTCAGCCGACGCCACCCCCCCGGGGGGCTCAGCCCCAGAGACGGACGGGTGGTCCCGGCGGCCCCCCAGCCCCGACAGTGACAGCCCCCTCACCCACGCCCTCCGGAGCCTGCAGGGCCCTGCCACCAACACCCCAG GCTCCAGAGCCCCCCTCGCCGAGGACCCTGCTCGCGACACCGGCCTTTAG
- the ARHGEF11 gene encoding rho guanine nucleotide exchange factor 11 isoform X5: MSVRPPQALDSKRQPHLPRLSSLSSLGDSSSERRSPGHHRQPSDSSETTGLVQRCVIIQKDQHGFGFTVSGDRVVLVQSVRPGGAAMRAGVQEGDRIVKVNGTMVTNSSHLEVVKLIKSGAYVALTLLGSPPPSVGLSSSQQDVSVAGAPRITPACPPPPPPPPLPPPQRITDPKPLQDPEVQKHATQILRNMLRQEEAELQRFYEAYSRNPATEVEEQIEGARRRVSQLQLKILQETGGSMDSGRLCSDSSLAGFRVMEGRLSLDSQDGDSGLESGTERFPSVNEQISLNRNSVFSDHGLDSPRTSPVITARLFQHHRRQGSDTAFAPSVEQGLDRTGRPLIIGPEEDCDPGYFNNECDSLFQDLGKLKSRPAHLGVFLRYIFSQADPSPLLFYLCTDVCQQTTAKDSRVLGKDIWNIFLDRNAPLRVKVSEQLLAEIETRLRNGDDVRAALFEAQEMVMPEIQEQIQDYRTKRTMGLGSLYGENDLLDLDGDPQKERQVAEKQLAQLGDILSKYEEDRSSPMAFALSTYMNHTGIRSREPRVAGTSEKAQSLPDREKWLPFFPKTKKSSGTKKDKDAMEDKKRNPILKYIGKPKISQSTFHVPLSPVEAVKPGNVRNIIQHFENNQHYESQEPGTQRLSTGSFPEDLLESDGSRAEVKLGRSESLKGREEMKKSRKAENVPRSRSDVDMDAAAEATRLHQSASSSASSLSTRSLENPTPPYTPKMGRRSIESPNLGFGVDPFLPHLLEDEQGQLSDLEPELDSQNWQHMVSRELVANLPQKEIDRQEVINELFATEGSHLRILRVLDLLFYQRMKKESLLSREELALLFPNLPDLIEIHNSLSESMKKLREEGPIIKEIGDLMLSRFDGLAKKEIQEVAADFCSYQSIALELIKTKQRKETRFQIFMQEAESNPQCRRLQLKDLIISEMQRLTKYPLLLENIIKHTEAGTAEHDKLCRARDQCRDILKYVNEAVKRAENRHRLEGYQKRLDATSLERTSNPLAAEFKSLDLTSRRMIHEGPLTWRISKDKTVDVHVLLLEDLLVLLQKQDEKLVLKCHSKTALGSSDNKQTFSPVLKLNSVLIRSVATDKRALFIICTSELGPQIYELVALTSSEKNTWMELLEEAVQSATRNATFPPKRRTPEPTRTAPSGLVLQDPDVSPILSRGASSGAEAEDGSSADDNPPILLGREKPPALLEEPVNSEVEEGEEELPAAPLPVGSGVEAADTLPDEQPGPPTRLPLPEPVGAEGLAEAALEDVENLRLLILRRLLPCRDAEPEDDLTPTPSVIGGAGQAWDAVLSSQESAPQEVLPEPPSAAEDTKPPSSREEPEDPQPAAEGPSSYKVVRKAQAEGAKEATPSPGSSQSETELQEGGGANVDGNYFYVSMPTGLPQPPAPAPAPPPSPPRGSPQEAPTQPSPAEGSPDPPASLRDVDLIFRTIEQLTLKLNRLKAVETAHRELLRSLGRSSSADATPPGGSAPETDGWSRRPPSPDSDSPLTHALRSLQGPATNTPGSRAPLAEDPARDTGL; this comes from the exons ATGAGCGTGCGGCCTCCGCAGGCCCTCGACAG CAAGAGGCAGCCTCACCTGCCCAG gttAAGCAGCCTGTCTTCCCTGGGTGATTCGTCTTCAGAGCGGAGGTCTCCTGGTCACCACCGCCAGCCCTCCGACTCCTCTGAAACCACAG gtcTGGTCCAGCGCTGCGTCATCATCCAGAAGGACCAGCATGGCTTCGGCTTCACCGTCAGCGGGGACCGCGTCGTCCTGGTGCAGTCGGTGCGGCCAG GGGGGGCAGCCATGAGAGCCGGGGTGCAGGAGGGGGACCGGATAGTGAAG gtGAACGGCACGATGGTGACCAACAGCTCGCACCTCGAAGTGGTGAAGTTAATCAAGT CCGGTGCTTACGTCGCTCTGACCCTCCTGGGCTCTCCCCCTCCTTCAGTGGGGCTCTCCAGTTCTCAGCAAGACGTCAGCGTGGCAGGGGCTCCCCGCATCACCCCCGCGTgtcccccgccgcctcccccacCGCCGCTCCCTCCACCACAGCGCATCACCGACCCCAAACCCCTGCAG GACCCCGAAGTCCAGAAGCACGCGACGCAGATTCTCCGCAACATGCTgcggcaggaggaggcagagttACAG CGCTTCTACGAGGCATACAGCCGAAACCCTGCCACCGAGGTGGAGGAGCAGATCGAGGGAGCGCGCCGGAGGGTCAGCCAGCTGCAGCTCAAAATCCTCCAGGAGACTGGGGGCTCCATG GATTCAGGGCGGCTCTGCAGCGACTCCAGCTTGGCTGGTTTCAGGGTGATGGAAG gtcgCCTCTCCCTGGACTCGCAGGACGGCGACAGCGGGTTGGAGTCTGGGACGGAACGGTTCCCCTCCGTGAACGAG CAGATCTCCCTGAACCGCAACTCCGTCTTCTCTGACCACGGCCTGGACAGCCCACGAACCTCCCCGGTCATCACCGCCCGCCTCTTCCAGCACCATCGCCGGCAGGGCTCCGACACCGCCTTCGCCCCCAGTGTCgagcag GGGTTGGACCGGACAGGACGACCCCTCATCATCGGGCCGGAGGAGGATTGCGACCCAGGATATTTCAATAACGAG TGCGACTCCCTCTTCCAGGACCTGGGCAAGCTGAAATCCCGGCCGGCGCATCTCGGGGTGTTCTTGCGCTACATCTTCTCCCAGGCAGATCCCAGCCCGCTG CTCTTCTACTTATGCACGGACGTTTGCCAGCAGACGACTGCCAAGGATTCACGGGTCTTGGGGAAGGACATCTGGAACATCTTCTTGGACAGGAACGCG cctctccgCGTGAAAGTGTctgagcagctcctggctgAGATCG AGACCCGCCTGCGGAATGGGGACGATGTCCGAGCCGCCCTCTTTGAAGCTCAGGAGATGGTGATGCCCGAGATACAGGAGCAGATCCAGGACTACAG AACAAAGCGCACCATGGGCCTGGGGAGTCTCTATGGGGAGAACGACCTCTTGGACCTGGACGGGGACCCCCAGAAGGAGCGGCAAGTGGCTGAGAAGCAGCTGGCCCAGCTGGGCGACATACT gTCAAAATATGAAGAGGACAGGAG ctCCCCCATGGCCTTTGCCCTCAGCACGTATATGAACCACACAGGCATCCGCAGCCGGGAGCCCCGGGTGGCCGGCACCAGCGAGAAGGCCCAGTCCCTCCCGGACAGGGAAAAGTGGCTGCCCTTCTTCCCCAAGACCAAGAAG AGCAGCGGCACGAAGAAGGACAAGGATGCCATGGAAGACAAGAAGCGCAACCCCATCCTCAAGTACATTGGGAAGCCCAAAATCTCCCAGAGCA catttCATGTCCCTTTGTCCCCTGTTGAAG CAGTCAAACCCGGCAATGTGAGGAATATCATCCAGCACTTTGAGAACAACCAGCATTACGAGAGCCAGGAGCCCGGCACCCAGCGTCTTTCCACCGGCAGCTTCCCCGAGGACCTGCTGGAGTCGGACGG TTCCCGCGCTGAGGTCAAGCTGGGCCGCTCAGAAAGCTTGAAAGGCCGGGAGGAGATGAAGAAATCCCGGAAAGCAGAAAACGTGCCTCGGTCCCGTAGCGACGTGGACATGGATGCCGCAGCCGAGGCCACGAGGCTTCACCAGTCGGCATCATCTTCtgcttccagcctgtccacaag GTCACTGGAAAACCCCACCCCGCCGTACACGCCGAAGATGGGACGCAG GAGCATCGAGTCGCCCAACCTGGGTTTCGGCGTGGACCCCTTCCTGCCTCATCTCCTGGAGGACGAGCAGGGCCAGCTCTCCGACCTGGAGCCCGAGCTGGACTCCCAGAACTGGCAGCACATGGTCAGCCGGGAGCTGGTGGCCAACCTGCCGCAAAAAGAGATCGACCGGCAAGAGGTGATCAACG AGCTCTTTGCCACCGAAGGGTCTCACCTCCGCATCCTCCGAGTCCTCGACCTCCTCTTCTACCAGCGGATGAAGAAGGAGAGCCTGCTGTCCCGGGAAGAGCTGGCACTCCTCTTCCCCAACCTCCCTGACCTGATCGAAATCCACA ATTCTCTCTCCGAATCCATGAAGAAGCTCCGGGAAGAAGGACCAATCATTAAAGAAATTGGGGATCTCATGCTGTCTCGG ttCGATGGTCTGGCCAAAAAGGAAATCCAGGAGGTCGCTGCTGACTTCTGCTCTTACCAATCCATCGCCCTAGAGCTGATCAAAACCAAGCAGCGCAAGGAGACCCGTTTCCAGATCTTCATGCAG GAAGCAGAAAGCAATCCACAGTGCCGGCGCCTGCAGCTTAAGGACTTGATCATCTCCGAAATGCAGCGCCTGACCAAGTACCCGCTGCTGCTGGAGAATATCATCAAGCACACCGAGG CGGGTACCGCAGAGCACGACAAGCTGTGCCGAGCCCGGGACCAGTGTCGGGACATCCTCAAGTACGTGAACGAGGCGGTGAAACGAGCGGAGAACCGGCACCGGCTGGAAGGCTACCAGAAACGCCTGGATGCCACCTCGCTGGAGAGGACCAGCAACCCACTGGCTGCCGAGTTCAAG AGCCTGGACCTCACCTCCCGGCGCATGATCCACGAAGGGCCGCTCACCTGGCGCATCAGCAAGGACAAGACTGTGG aCGTGCACGTGCTGCTCCTCGAGGACCTCttggtgctgctgcagaagcaggacGAGAAACTGGTGCTCAAGTGCCACAGCAAGACGGCGCTGGGCTCTTCGGACAACAAGCAGACCTTCAGCCCTGTCCTCAAGCTCAATTCGGTGCTCATCCGCTCCGTGGCCACAG ATAAACGAGCCCTCTTCATTATCTGCACGTCGGAGTTGGGACCCCAAATCTATGAGCTGGTGGCGCTGACGTCCTCGGAGAAAAACAC GTggatggagctgctggaggaggcggTGCAGAGCGCCACGAGGAATGCCACCTTCCCCCCCAAGCGCCGAACACCGGAGCCCACCCGCACAGCACCCTCCGG CCTGGTGCTGCAGGACCCCGACGTCTCCCCCATCCTCTCCCGAGGCGCCAGCTCTGGAGCGGAGGCAGAGGATGGTTCCTCAG CGGACGACAATCCCCCCATCCTCCTGGGTAGGGAGAAGCCCCCGGCGCTGCTGGAGGAGCCGGTGAACAGCGAGGTGGAGGAAGGCGAGGaagagctgcctgcagccccgcTGCCCGTGGGGAGCGGCGTGGAGGCGGCTGACACCCTCCCAGACGAGCAACCGGGGCCCCCCACGCGTCTGCCGCTCCCGGAGCCCGTCGGTGCGGAGGGGCTGGCCGAGGCGGCGCTGGAGGATG TGGAGAACCTGCGGCTCCTGATCCTGCGGAGGCTGCTGCCCTGCCGCGACGCGGAGCCCGAGGACGACCTGACGCCCACGCCGTCGGTCATCGGGGGTGCTGGCCAGGCCTGGGACGCCGTGCTCTCCAGCCAGGAGTCGGCCCCCCAGGAGGTGCTGCCCGAGCCCCCGAGCGCCGCCGAGGACACGAAGCCCCCGTCGAGCCGGGAGGAGCCGGAGGATCCGCAGCCGGCTGCCGAAGGGCCCAGCAGCTACAAAGTCGTCCGAAAAG CCCAGGCGGAGGGTGCTAAGGAGGCCACGCCCTCACCAGGCAGCAGCCAATCAGAAActgagctgcaggaaggagGCGGAGCTAATGTAGATG GCAACTACTTCTACGTCAGCATGCCCACGGGACTcccccagcccccggccccagcccccgcgccgccccccagccccccacggGGCTCCCCGCAGGAGGCACCCACCCAACCCAGCCCCGCCGAGGGGTCCCCGGACCCCCCAGCTTCCCTCCGTGACGTGGACCTCATCTTCCGCACCATCGAGCAGCTGACGCTGAAGCTCAACAGGCTGAAA GCTGTCGAAACAGCCCACCGGGAGCTGCTGCGGTCCCTGGGGCGCAGCTCCTCAGCCGACGCCACCCCCCCGGGGGGCTCAGCCCCAGAGACGGACGGGTGGTCCCGGCGGCCCCCCAGCCCCGACAGTGACAGCCCCCTCACCCACGCCCTCCGGAGCCTGCAGGGCCCTGCCACCAACACCCCAG GCTCCAGAGCCCCCCTCGCCGAGGACCCTGCTCGCGACACCGGCCTTTAG